A genomic window from Corticium candelabrum chromosome 8, ooCorCand1.1, whole genome shotgun sequence includes:
- the LOC134183805 gene encoding 52 kDa repressor of the inhibitor of the protein kinase-like: protein MVKFTKASETLRKHDQQECHKVCCTRASHFIATRRHGQANILQLVVDQGSKQKQENIAKLCALIKTVEFCGRQNISLRGHREKGFTWDPNEQLACNPGNFLALLRFRVDAGDEHLLRDFHMSQSARGLRASYLSPTIQNELIECCGKVIQEDILRDVRKAPFFSVCADESADASNQEQLPLVLRFVDESGLIREELAEFLCCSDGTTGLALANLLLTTMTEMGLQPKEKLRGQGYDGAGNMAGPLQGCASRVTAECPKALYLHCSAHCLNLCIIRLSKLPFIQSMWSSLLDVNIFFKYSPKRAHAMAEIVHEWRQGEGGDSKKKLVDLCKTRWVARHEALVVFAELYPAVLTTLETISRNRGGTVTWNATSSSSATSLHNNLTQFRFLATFVITSKLMAAIQSLTSSLQEKATDVAKAYKHVARVISVLQDMRDNINDRHGEWWTDVQALCLKTGVQESLPRYCSRQTYRGNIPAQTPVDYYRLNVSIPLLDDIISQMNIRFGNLQQLAMKGMSFMPTILLRDASAKADILEFGKAYQSDFPTASPNLDALSAEIDLWIAILKSLPISEHPATVAEALRLAMGNPLIPTVSRLLRLVCTWPVTSCECERSISALNRVKTSLRASMSQIRFNGLVMLHVHYNRKLSHLDVIRLFSARNPRKIILPNFGEPYSDSELANTFVLDTDSPEDTWDTELDS, encoded by the coding sequence ATGGTAAAGTTCACCAAAGCGTCTGAGACCCTTAGAAAGCATGACCAACAGGAATGTCATAAGGTCTGCTGTACCAGGGCCAGCCATTTCATTGCAACCAGGAGACATGGTCAGGCAAATATTCTTCAGCTTGTCGTAGACCAAGGgagtaagcaaaaacaggAAAATATAGCCAAGCTTTGTGCCTTGATCAAGACTGTAGAGTTTTGTGGACGCCAGAACATTTCTTTGCGTGGCCACAGAGAGAAAGGATTTACTTGGGACCCCAACGAACAGTTAGCATGTAATCCTGGAAACTTTCTAGCTCTATTGCGTTTTCGTGTGGACGCAGGTGATGAACACTTGTTGAGGGACTTCCATATGTCTCAGTCTGCTCGAGGACTACGTGCGTCTTACCTGAGCCCAACAATACAGAACGAGTTGATTGAGTGCTGTGGGAAGGTTATACAAGAAGACATATTGAGAGATGTCAGAAAAGCACCATTTTTCTCAGTGTGTGCAGACGAATCTGCTGATGCCAGCAACCAAGAACAGTTGCCCCTGGTTCTTCGTTTCGTCGATGAGTCTGGACTCATTCGTGAAGAGTTGGCTGAATTTCTCTGTTGCTCTGATGGCACCACCGGGCTAGCTTTAGCTAATCTGCTACTGACCACAATGACGGAAATGGGCTTGCAGCCAAAAGAGAAGCTTCGTGGACAAGGCTACGACGGTGCAGGGAATATGGCTGGACCTTTGCAGGGTTGTGCAAGCAGAGTAACTGCAGAATGCCCAAAAGCGCTGTACCTCCATTGCAGTGCACATTGTCTCAACCTGTGTATAATAAGGCTAAGCAAACTGCCTTTCATCCAGTCTATGTGGTCATCATTGTTAGACGTCAACATCTTTTTCAAATATTCACCAAAGCGTGCTCATGCTATGGCTGAGATAGTTCATGAATGGCGTCAAGGAGAGGGTGGCGACTCAAAGAAAAAGTTGGTTGATTTGTGCAAAACAAGGTGGGTAGCGCGACATGAAGCCCTTGTCGTGTTTGCTGAGCTTTATCCAGCTGTTTTAACGACGTTGGAGACAATCAGCAGAAACAGGGGTGGAACAGTTACATGGAACGCTACTAGCTCCTCCTCTGCTACATCTCTCCACAATAACCTAACCCAGTTCCgatttcttgcaacatttgTGATAACATCAAAATTGATGGCTGCAATTCAAAGCCTAACATCAAGTCTCCAAGAGAAAGCCACAGATGTTGCAAAGGCTTACAAACACGTCGCTAGAGTCATCTCCGTTCTTCAAGATATGCGGGACAACATCAACGACAGGCATGGTGAATGGTGGACAGACGTTCAGGCTTTGTGTCTGAAGACTGGAGTGCAAGAGAGTCTCCCAAGATATTGCAGTAGGCAGACGTACCGTGGGAACATTCCAGCGCAAACGCCAGTTGACTACTATCGCCTGAACGTGAGTATACCGCTACTAGATGACATTATTTCGCAAATGAATATCCGGTTTGGAAACCTTCAACAACTAGCTATGAAAGGAATGTCATTTATGCCGACGATTTTGCTACGTGATGCTTCAGCCAAAGCAGATATTCTTGAATTTGGAAAGGCATATCAAAGTGATTTTCCTACTGCGAGTCCGAACTTGGATGCGCTGTCTGCAGAAATTGACTTGTGGATTGCCATACTGAAATCACTGCCCATTTCAGAGCACCCCGCTACTGTAGCAGAAGCGTTGCGTTTGGCAATGGGTAATCCACTAATTCCAACTGTGTCGAGGCTATTGCGCCTTGTCTGCACCTGGCCTGTGACGTCCTGTGAGTGCGAGCGGTCTATAAGTGCTCTCAATCGCGTCAAGACATCTCTCCGGGCATCCATGTCGCAGATCCGATTCAACGGACTTGTCATGCTGCATGTCCATTAcaacaggaagttgtcacacttGGACGTGATCCGCTTATTTTCTGCCAGGAACCCGAGAAAGATTATTCTCCCAAACTTTGGAGAGCCATACTCAGACAGTGAACTAGCTAACACTTTTGTACTGGATACTGATTCACCAGAAGACACGTGGGACACTGAGCTAGACAGCTAA
- the LOC134182872 gene encoding uncharacterized protein LOC134182872 yields MKRRSKDQLTISALFEAARKRSRGGDPTQESVDSERASSHSINLELNPMTSEAYETADLSIEVTGSGGSGDHVSDRVEVLAFVNGDERDPAEACRAIRNDVGELVDPNKLQDDTKLSLLLGHFVPDSHFPFPPRQEKKSGRDTKRYFQLQWLEKYNWLH; encoded by the exons ATGAAGAGGCGTTCTAAAGACCAACTGACCATCAGTGCTCTCTTTGAAGCTGCTAGAAAGAGATCTCGAGGCGGGGACCCCACTCAAGAGAGTGTAGATTCTGAGCGGGCATCGTCGCATTCCATCAATTTGGAACTGAACCCAATGACAAGTGAAGCATATGAAACTGCAGACCTCAGTATAGAAGTCACTGGATCTGGTGGCAGCGGGGATCATGTAAGCGATCGTGTTGAAGTGCTTGCATTTGTCAATGGGGATGAACGTGATCCTGCTGAAGCCTGCAGAGCGATTA GAAACGATGTTGGAGAACTGGTAGATCCAAACAAACTGCAGGATGATACAAAGCTCTCCTTGCTGTTGGGTCATTTTGTTCCAGACAGCCACTTTCCGTTTCCTCCTCGGCAAGAGAAGAAGAGTGGGCGAGATACCAAGCGCTATTTTCAATTACAATGGCTTGAAAAGTATAACTGGCTA CACTGA